In Thermobaculum terrenum ATCC BAA-798, one genomic interval encodes:
- a CDS encoding ATP-binding protein, whose protein sequence is MFTRIQWRIAASYVLLIAVALLALGVYLAYYLRQEQLHQLEMDLRSQALIIAQQVAPQLQRGDASQIDAFAKRVGRAADVRITIIDRTGRVLGDTDHDPNTMDNHLSRPEVRQALASGFGESMRHSRTLDRDLLYVAVPIGSGGDTLGVARVAMPTSDVQASLNRVVTVVGAATAIAIVLAILLALVVARATTSNIARLTSAARSMAAGQLHQRIEIDGRDETSELASAFNEMAQSLDSYISTINRERERMSAVLSYMADSLLITNARGEVQAMNRAAEQLLDVREQDVRGRSVMAVIRDHELAGLVRRALEMQGPVRLPRLLELGSDGNRRLIDALASPIPGENGTGSQVLLLLRDVTELRRAETIRQEFVANVSHELRTPVAALKSLVETLEEGALEDEEVARDFLARMHVEVDKLAQLIEELLELSRIESGKVELRIHPVNLVEVVRAGAERLRPQAERQGVDLEVTVEQPEILALADPERIQQVVINLVHNAIKFTPPGGRITVRVYSLDREVAVTVQDTGVGIEPELLDRLFERFFKVDRARSAGGTGLGLAIAKHLVLAHRGRIWAESEGMGKGARFTFTLPAVGAA, encoded by the coding sequence GTGTTCACGCGCATCCAGTGGCGGATCGCCGCAAGCTACGTCCTGCTGATCGCCGTGGCGCTGCTGGCGCTGGGCGTCTACCTGGCGTACTACCTGCGGCAGGAGCAGCTCCACCAGCTGGAGATGGACCTGCGCAGCCAGGCGCTCATCATCGCCCAGCAGGTGGCCCCGCAGCTGCAGCGCGGTGACGCCTCCCAGATCGACGCCTTCGCCAAGCGGGTCGGCAGGGCCGCCGACGTCAGGATCACCATCATCGATCGCACCGGCCGCGTGCTCGGGGATACCGACCACGACCCCAACACCATGGACAACCACCTGTCCCGTCCTGAGGTGCGGCAGGCGCTCGCCAGCGGCTTCGGGGAGAGCATGCGCCATAGCCGGACGCTCGACAGGGACCTGCTCTACGTGGCGGTCCCCATCGGGAGCGGCGGGGACACCCTGGGGGTGGCCCGGGTCGCGATGCCCACCAGCGACGTGCAGGCATCCCTCAACCGGGTGGTGACGGTGGTGGGGGCAGCCACGGCGATCGCGATCGTGCTGGCGATCCTCCTGGCGCTCGTGGTGGCCAGGGCGACCACCTCCAACATCGCGCGGCTGACGAGCGCCGCGCGCTCCATGGCCGCAGGCCAGCTGCACCAGCGTATCGAGATCGATGGCCGCGATGAGACCTCCGAGCTGGCCAGCGCCTTCAACGAGATGGCTCAGAGCCTCGACTCCTACATCAGCACGATCAATCGTGAGAGGGAGAGGATGTCCGCGGTCCTCAGCTACATGGCCGACAGCCTCCTGATTACCAACGCCCGCGGGGAGGTGCAGGCGATGAACAGGGCGGCCGAGCAGCTGCTGGACGTGCGCGAACAGGACGTCCGCGGCAGGTCGGTGATGGCGGTGATCCGCGACCACGAGCTGGCGGGGCTCGTCCGCAGGGCGCTGGAGATGCAGGGACCGGTCAGGCTGCCCCGCCTGCTAGAGCTGGGAAGCGACGGCAACAGGCGCCTGATAGATGCGCTGGCGTCGCCCATCCCCGGAGAGAACGGTACGGGCTCCCAGGTGCTCCTGCTGCTGAGGGACGTCACCGAGCTGCGAAGGGCGGAGACGATCCGCCAGGAGTTCGTGGCCAACGTCTCCCACGAGCTGCGCACGCCGGTGGCGGCGCTCAAGTCGCTGGTGGAGACGCTCGAGGAAGGCGCGCTGGAGGATGAGGAGGTGGCGCGGGACTTCCTCGCAAGGATGCACGTCGAGGTCGACAAGCTCGCACAGCTGATCGAGGAGCTGCTGGAGCTCTCTAGGATAGAATCCGGCAAGGTGGAGCTCAGGATACACCCCGTCAACCTGGTGGAGGTGGTGCGCGCGGGCGCCGAGAGGCTGCGGCCCCAGGCGGAACGACAAGGCGTAGACCTAGAGGTCACCGTGGAGCAGCCTGAGATCCTCGCACTGGCTGACCCTGAGCGCATCCAGCAGGTGGTGATCAACCTCGTGCACAACGCCATCAAGTTCACACCGCCCGGCGGCAGGATCACCGTCCGCGTCTATTCCCTTGACAGAGAGGTGGCAGTGACGGTGCAGGACACGGGTGTGGGGATAGAGCCCGAGCTGCTGGACAGGCTTTTCGAACGCTTCTTCAAGGTCGACCGCGCCCGGTCCGCGGGTGGCACCGGCCTGGGGCTGGCCATCGCCAAGCACCTGGTGCTCGCTCACAGAGGGCGCATCTGGGCGGAGTCCGAGGGCATGGGCAAGGGCGCCAGGTTCACCTTCACCCTGCCGGCCGTCGGGGCTGCGTGA
- a CDS encoding alkaline phosphatase PhoX — translation MTGYGPLEPRGDLALPRGFDYAIISWQGMPMSDGRLTPGIFDAMGAFPLRGHGGRRIALIRNHENRERPGEAKVVVPPELEYDAQMYGGCTKLVVELDGRREPRVVESFAVLGGTSTNCAGGVTPWGSWITCEEVVKRGAGGRKHGYIFEIDARASGPVEAVPIPAAGRLVHEAAAWHAGILYLTEDRSIEPDPVLGEIGACFYRYIPSRRPRRPGDLASSCGRLEALKIKGEHHANMDTGRIVGVPYDVEWVPIDDPDHEDDTDSRKDRMPGFIPTRIQAQDKGAAYFDRQEGMWVGDGKIYFDCTTGGSQNLGQVWEYDPRREKLTLIYESTRPETLENPDNMVVVPQTGDIFLCEDSPGEQYIRGLTPYGEIYDFARTLTNDSEFCGACFDPSGRVLFVNQQGERGDLPNGPAGARAVTYAIWGPFERRSGARTRSFSTYSLVW, via the coding sequence GTGACCGGCTACGGTCCTCTGGAGCCCAGGGGAGACCTCGCGCTGCCGAGGGGATTCGACTACGCCATCATATCCTGGCAGGGGATGCCCATGTCCGATGGCCGCCTGACCCCTGGCATCTTCGATGCGATGGGAGCCTTCCCGCTGAGGGGGCACGGCGGCAGAAGAATCGCCCTGATACGCAACCATGAGAATCGAGAGAGGCCCGGAGAAGCGAAAGTAGTGGTGCCACCGGAGCTGGAGTACGACGCCCAGATGTACGGCGGCTGCACCAAGCTGGTGGTGGAGCTGGATGGTCGCAGGGAGCCCCGAGTCGTGGAGAGCTTCGCGGTGCTCGGCGGCACCTCCACCAACTGCGCGGGAGGCGTCACCCCCTGGGGCAGCTGGATCACCTGCGAGGAGGTCGTCAAGCGAGGCGCGGGCGGCAGGAAGCATGGCTATATCTTCGAGATAGATGCGCGCGCCAGCGGGCCCGTCGAGGCGGTCCCCATACCCGCCGCCGGCAGGCTGGTGCATGAGGCTGCCGCCTGGCACGCGGGCATCCTCTACCTCACCGAGGACCGCAGCATTGAGCCTGACCCTGTGCTGGGCGAGATAGGTGCCTGCTTCTACCGCTACATCCCCAGCAGGAGGCCGCGCAGGCCGGGCGACCTCGCCAGCAGCTGTGGCCGCCTGGAGGCGCTCAAGATCAAGGGAGAGCACCACGCCAACATGGACACCGGCAGGATCGTGGGCGTGCCCTACGACGTCGAGTGGGTGCCGATCGACGACCCCGACCATGAGGACGACACCGACAGCCGCAAGGATCGCATGCCGGGCTTCATCCCCACCCGCATACAGGCCCAGGACAAGGGGGCGGCCTACTTCGACCGCCAGGAGGGCATGTGGGTGGGCGACGGCAAGATCTACTTCGACTGCACCACCGGCGGCAGCCAGAACCTGGGCCAGGTGTGGGAGTACGATCCCCGCAGGGAGAAGCTCACCCTGATCTACGAGTCCACCCGACCGGAGACGCTGGAGAACCCCGACAACATGGTGGTCGTCCCCCAGACGGGAGATATCTTCCTCTGCGAGGACAGCCCTGGGGAGCAGTACATCCGCGGGCTCACTCCCTACGGCGAGATCTACGACTTCGCACGCACGCTCACCAACGACTCGGAGTTCTGCGGCGCCTGCTTCGATCCCAGCGGGCGCGTGCTCTTCGTCAACCAGCAGGGGGAGAGGGGCGACCTGCCCAACGGACCCGCGGGCGCCCGGGCGGTCACCTACGCCATATGGGGGCCGTTCGAG